A region from the Arvicola amphibius chromosome 12, mArvAmp1.2, whole genome shotgun sequence genome encodes:
- the LOC121676947 gene encoding S-phase kinase-associated protein 1-like: MPSIKLQSSDGEIFEVDVEIAKQSVTIKTMMEDLGMDDEGEDDPVPLPNVNAAILKQVIQWCTHHKDDPPPPEDDENQENLET, encoded by the coding sequence ATGCCTTCGATAAAGCTGCAGAGTTCTGATGGAGAGATATTTGAAGTTGATGTAGAAATTGCCAAACAATCTGTGActatcaagaccatgatggaagaTTTGGGAATGGATGATGAGGGAGAGGATGATCCTGTTCCTTTACCAAATGTTAATGCAGCAATTCTAAAACAGGTCATTCAGTGGTGCACCCATCACAAGGATgaccctcctcctcctgaggATGATGAGAACCAAGAAAACCTGGAAACTTAG